Below is a window of Gammaproteobacteria bacterium DNA.
GCATATTTTTCAGGATCGACGCTGACACGAGCATCTACACGGCGAATGACTTCAGGAGTCGCGGTTTTGTATCCGGTATATAACAACGCAATATCAAATAAATTTTCGATTCTTTCGATGGATAAAGGATCCATGCGATACGCGACGACACCACCAAAAACGCTGGCAGCAACATCTGCGCCAGATCCACGGCCTTGCACGGCTTGAATCGTTGCGCGTGCATCAAGAAATAAGTGTTGTAAATCAATATCATTGTAGGGGCGAGTGGCGCTCGCCCTTATTAACCATTGCTGCAAACAAGCCAGCGTTGCGACCACCACTGCCGCAGAAGATCCCAGACCCACTTTGCTGGAAAATTCAGAATGAATATCGAGTCGAAACCCACTGGTCATTTGTGCTAGATAGCGTTTTAAAGCGGCTAATACAAATTGAAAAGGAGGTTTAAGCGTTAATTCTTCAATCGTAGTATGAAAATTGCCTAATGCAGAATATATCTCAATACGCCTATTATCATGCGGCGTCAGTGTCACGGTCATGCGTTTATTGACCGCGCCGACAAGGGCCAAATGATTGCGTAATACCGCGTGTTCGCCCATCAGCATGATGGAGCCTGGGGCGGAGAATTTACAAGGCATTATGGCCACAATCAGTTCCTATTTTTTTAAAATGCTAAGATTCAAACAGCTCATGAATTGCTTGGGTTGGATAGTAAAAAGTATTCCTTCCTAGCTTCTTTTTTCTTAAAAATTTTTTCTCAACTAGTTTTTTTAGATCAGCAATAGCCGTTCCTTTTTTGACAACATAAGACAGTTGATAAGCTGCTATATTGGTTCTATTTTCTGTTTCCTGATGTAAGTAATGTAATAGCTTTGTTTGGCGTTCATTAAGGTGATATTTTTCTTGATTAATTTGAACTGTTGAAATATTTTCTTTCAGTTTTTTCTCGATGTATTCTTGAAAGTCTTTTCGCGCAATTTTTAATTTTTCTATATTGTATTGAATAAAATAAGTCAAATCATGTGATTCTTGTTCACTATAGATATATGCCATTGAGTATTGTTTTGAGGATTTTTTTATTTTTTCAGATAAAGATAGGTATTTAAATGCCCAATAGCCATGCTTAAGCATATACCAATAAAATAATGTCCTTGCAAGCCTGCCGTTTCCATCTTCAAAGGGGTGTAATAAGCCAATCCAGAAATGCAGCATAATTGCTTTAATTATAGGGTGAATGAACTCAGCATTATTAGTGTTTTTGTCGTTAGCAAAATCAATAAGCTTGGGTAATTCGGCTTCTACAAATTCCTTATCCGGCGCAACGTAAGTTACTTCATTTAGCCATGGAATAACTTTAAGTCTTTCGCCGTGTTTATCAAACGTTTCCCTTAATTTTCCTTTTTTGTCTTCGGCTAAAGTTTTATCGGTGATAATGGAGTGTAGCTCGCAAATTAACTCAAAAGATAAATCTTTATTACAAAGTTCCTGTTCAATTTTTAGCATGGCTTGATAGTTATTGACGATCATTTGTTCGCTATGATTGTTAGGTTTTCTTCCTTCCAACAGCATTTTCTTTGCAACTGCTCGCGAAGTATTTGCGCCTTCTAATTGAGAAGAGGCGATAGATTCTTCTATTAAATTTCTGCTGATAAACTGTTTTTTACTAGCTTCAGAGAGGGGTGCAATGCCCATGAAGTTTCC
It encodes the following:
- a CDS encoding GHMP kinase, producing the protein MAIMPCKFSAPGSIMLMGEHAVLRNHLALVGAVNKRMTVTLTPHDNRRIEIYSALGNFHTTIEELTLKPPFQFVLAALKRYLAQMTSGFRLDIHSEFSSKVGLGSSAAVVVATLACLQQWLIRASATRPYNDIDLQHLFLDARATIQAVQGRGSGADVAASVFGGVVAYRMDPLSIERIENLFDIALLYTGYKTATPEVIRRVDARVSVDPEKYA
- a CDS encoding Fic family protein — translated: MKEEIYKIYSPFKLSDGDMKLLEDPEILDAFNKANENYLHWEELRYKTWIPKKFATESAKEVFWSLLRIKRAIDSTITPIRDKNGACFKVNARNYNEFLHIADKELAGNFMGIAPLSEASKKQFISRNLIEESIASSQLEGANTSRAVAKKMLLEGRKPNNHSEQMIVNNYQAMLKIEQELCNKDLSFELICELHSIITDKTLAEDKKGKLRETFDKHGERLKVIPWLNEVTYVAPDKEFVEAELPKLIDFANDKNTNNAEFIHPIIKAIMLHFWIGLLHPFEDGNGRLARTLFYWYMLKHGYWAFKYLSLSEKIKKSSKQYSMAYIYSEQESHDLTYFIQYNIEKLKIARKDFQEYIEKKLKENISTVQINQEKYHLNERQTKLLHYLHQETENRTNIAAYQLSYVVKKGTAIADLKKLVEKKFLRKKKLGRNTFYYPTQAIHELFES